A genomic region of Macaca thibetana thibetana isolate TM-01 chromosome 14, ASM2454274v1, whole genome shotgun sequence contains the following coding sequences:
- the CHEK1 gene encoding serine/threonine-protein kinase Chk1 isoform X1, with protein MPLAPNTEFLSFLHSQLSAAAASFSAPAPRVHHSEVHKALCSTDCDPHSPVRWPPAGGSAAFQAQSGQELSPQTRLEAQRGQSRDPAAWRPGLHPEALEHRPAEPHAGCHFIFGPRAQFAPMRSAVLKPIQPESLPDCKATLGGSGNLSASVFWSRRHSGRQDPGTRAVLLYGTGARVCGSVTPASFGGKSAAFGFLQWWAKDSPPSSGGVMAVPFVEDWDLVQTLGEGAYGEVQLAVNRVTEEAVAVKIVDMKRAVDCPENIKKEICINKMLNHENVVKFYGHRREGNIQYLFLEYCSGGELFDRIEPDIGMPEQDAQRFFHQLMAGVVYLHGIGITHRDIKPENLLLDERDNLKISDFGLATVFRYNNRERLLNKMCGTLPYVAPELLKRREFHAEPVDVWSCGIVLTAMLAGELPWDQPSDSCQEYSDWKEKKTYLNPWKKIDSAPLALLHKILVENPSARITIPDIKKDRWYNKPLKKGAKRPRVTSGGVSESPSGFSKHIQSNLDFSPVNSASSEENVKYSSSQPEPRTGLSLWDTSPSYIDKLVQGISFSQPTCPDHMLLNSQLLGTPGSSQNPWQRLVKRMTRFFTKLDADKSYQCLKETCEKLGYQWKKSCMNQVTVSTTDRRNNKLIFKVNLLEMDEKILVDFRLSKGDGLEFKRHFLKIKGKLIDIVSSQKVWLPAT; from the exons ATGCCTCTCGCTCCCAACACCGAGTTCCTCTCATTTCTTCACAGTCAGCTCTCAGCTGCTGCTGCTAGTTTCTCGGCTCCAGCACCACGTGTACACCACTCTGAAGTTCACAAAGCACTCTGCAGCACTGACTGTGATCCTCACAGTCCTGTCCGGTGGCCTCCCGCAGGTGGTAGTGCAGCTTTTCAGGCCCAGAGTGGCCAGGAGCTAAGCCCGCAGACCCGCCTGGAAGCGCAGCGCGGACAGTCGCGCGACCCCGCGGCATGGAGGCCTGGGCTTCACCCAGAGGCGCTCGAGCACCGCCCAGCCGAGCCTCACGCCGGATGCCACTTCATATTTGGGCCCAGAGCCCAATTCGCACCGATGCGGTCCGCCGTCCTTAAACCTATTCAGCCAGAATCTCTCCCCGACTGTAAAGCAACTCTGGGCGGGAGCGGCAACCTCTCGGCGTCAGTCTTTTGGAGCCGCCGACATTCAGGGAGGCAAGACCCGGGAACGCGCGCTGTCTTGCTTTACGGCACGGGTGCGCGAGTTTGCGGCAGCGTGACGCCAGCAAGTTTTGGCGGGAAAAGCGCTGCATTTGGATTCCTGCAGTGGTGGGCAAAGGACAGTCCG CCGAGCTCCGGTGGAGTCATGGCAGTGCCCTTTGTGGAAGACTGGGACTTGGTGCAAACCCTGGGAGAAGGTGCCTATGGAGA agttCAACTTGCTGTGAATAGAGTAACTGAAGAAGCAGTCGCAGTGAAGATTGTAGATATGAAGCGTGCCGTAGACTGtccagaaaatattaagaaagagaTCTGTATCAATAAAATGCTAAATCATGAAAATGTAGTAAAATTCTATGGTCACAGGAGAGAAGGCAATATCCAATATTTATTTCTGGAGTACTGTAGTGGAGGAGAGCTTTTTGACAGAATAG AGCCAGACATAGGCATGCCCGAACAAGATGCTCAGAGGTTCTTCCATCAACTCATGGCAGGAGTG GTTTATCTGCATGGTATTGGAATAACTCACAGGGATATTAAACCAGAAAATCTTCTGTTGGATGAAAGGG aTAACCTCAAAATCTCAGACTTTGGCTTGGCAACAGTATTTCGGTATAATAATCGTGAGCGTTTGTTGAACAAGATGTGTGGTACTTTACCATATGTTGCTCCAGAACTTCTGAAGAGAAGAGAATTTCATGCAGAACCGGTTGATGTTTGGTCTTGTGGAATAGTACTTACTGCAATGCTCGCTGGAG AATTGCCATGGGACCAACCCAGTGACAGCTGTCAGGAATATTctgactggaaagaaaaaaaaacatacctCAACCCTTGGAAAAAAATCGATTCTGCTCCTCTAG ctCTGCTGCATAAAATCCTAGTTGAGAATCCATCAGCAAGAATTACCATTCCAGACATCAAAAAAGATAGATGGTACAACAAACCCCTCAAGAAAG gggCAAAAAGGCCCCGAGTCACTTCAGGTGGTGTGTCAGAGTCTCCCAGTGGATTCTCTAAGCACATTCAATCCAATTTGGACTTCTCTCCAGTAAACAGTGCTTCTAG TGAAGAAAATGTGAAGTACTCCAGTTCTCAGCCAGAACCACGCACAGGTCTTTCCTTATGGGATACCAGTCCCTCATACATTGATAAATTGGTACAAGGGATCAGCTTTTCCCAGCCCACATGTCCTGATCATATGCTTCTGAATAGTCAGTTACTTGGAACCCCAGGATCCTCACAG AACCCCTGGCAGCGGTTGGTCAAAAGAATGACACGATTCTTTACCAAATTGGATGCAGACAAATCTTATCAATGCCTGAAAGAGACTTGTGAGAAGTTGGGCTATCAATGGAAGAAGAGTTGTATGAATCAG GTTACTGTATCAACAACTGATAGGAGAAAtaataaactcattttcaaaGTGAATTTGTTAGAAATGGATGAGAAAATATTGGTTGACTTCCGGCTTTCTaag gGTGATGGATTGGAGTTCAAGAGACACTTCCTGAAGATTAAAGGGAAGCTGATTGATATTGTGAGCAGCCAGAAGGTTTGGCTTCCTGCCACATGA
- the CHEK1 gene encoding serine/threonine-protein kinase Chk1 isoform X2, whose translation MAVPFVEDWDLVQTLGEGAYGEVQLAVNRVTEEAVAVKIVDMKRAVDCPENIKKEICINKMLNHENVVKFYGHRREGNIQYLFLEYCSGGELFDRIEPDIGMPEQDAQRFFHQLMAGVVYLHGIGITHRDIKPENLLLDERDNLKISDFGLATVFRYNNRERLLNKMCGTLPYVAPELLKRREFHAEPVDVWSCGIVLTAMLAGELPWDQPSDSCQEYSDWKEKKTYLNPWKKIDSAPLALLHKILVENPSARITIPDIKKDRWYNKPLKKGAKRPRVTSGGVSESPSGFSKHIQSNLDFSPVNSASSEENVKYSSSQPEPRTGLSLWDTSPSYIDKLVQGISFSQPTCPDHMLLNSQLLGTPGSSQNPWQRLVKRMTRFFTKLDADKSYQCLKETCEKLGYQWKKSCMNQVTVSTTDRRNNKLIFKVNLLEMDEKILVDFRLSKGDGLEFKRHFLKIKGKLIDIVSSQKVWLPAT comes from the exons ATGGCAGTGCCCTTTGTGGAAGACTGGGACTTGGTGCAAACCCTGGGAGAAGGTGCCTATGGAGA agttCAACTTGCTGTGAATAGAGTAACTGAAGAAGCAGTCGCAGTGAAGATTGTAGATATGAAGCGTGCCGTAGACTGtccagaaaatattaagaaagagaTCTGTATCAATAAAATGCTAAATCATGAAAATGTAGTAAAATTCTATGGTCACAGGAGAGAAGGCAATATCCAATATTTATTTCTGGAGTACTGTAGTGGAGGAGAGCTTTTTGACAGAATAG AGCCAGACATAGGCATGCCCGAACAAGATGCTCAGAGGTTCTTCCATCAACTCATGGCAGGAGTG GTTTATCTGCATGGTATTGGAATAACTCACAGGGATATTAAACCAGAAAATCTTCTGTTGGATGAAAGGG aTAACCTCAAAATCTCAGACTTTGGCTTGGCAACAGTATTTCGGTATAATAATCGTGAGCGTTTGTTGAACAAGATGTGTGGTACTTTACCATATGTTGCTCCAGAACTTCTGAAGAGAAGAGAATTTCATGCAGAACCGGTTGATGTTTGGTCTTGTGGAATAGTACTTACTGCAATGCTCGCTGGAG AATTGCCATGGGACCAACCCAGTGACAGCTGTCAGGAATATTctgactggaaagaaaaaaaaacatacctCAACCCTTGGAAAAAAATCGATTCTGCTCCTCTAG ctCTGCTGCATAAAATCCTAGTTGAGAATCCATCAGCAAGAATTACCATTCCAGACATCAAAAAAGATAGATGGTACAACAAACCCCTCAAGAAAG gggCAAAAAGGCCCCGAGTCACTTCAGGTGGTGTGTCAGAGTCTCCCAGTGGATTCTCTAAGCACATTCAATCCAATTTGGACTTCTCTCCAGTAAACAGTGCTTCTAG TGAAGAAAATGTGAAGTACTCCAGTTCTCAGCCAGAACCACGCACAGGTCTTTCCTTATGGGATACCAGTCCCTCATACATTGATAAATTGGTACAAGGGATCAGCTTTTCCCAGCCCACATGTCCTGATCATATGCTTCTGAATAGTCAGTTACTTGGAACCCCAGGATCCTCACAG AACCCCTGGCAGCGGTTGGTCAAAAGAATGACACGATTCTTTACCAAATTGGATGCAGACAAATCTTATCAATGCCTGAAAGAGACTTGTGAGAAGTTGGGCTATCAATGGAAGAAGAGTTGTATGAATCAG GTTACTGTATCAACAACTGATAGGAGAAAtaataaactcattttcaaaGTGAATTTGTTAGAAATGGATGAGAAAATATTGGTTGACTTCCGGCTTTCTaag gGTGATGGATTGGAGTTCAAGAGACACTTCCTGAAGATTAAAGGGAAGCTGATTGATATTGTGAGCAGCCAGAAGGTTTGGCTTCCTGCCACATGA